In the genome of Pseudorca crassidens isolate mPseCra1 chromosome 14, mPseCra1.hap1, whole genome shotgun sequence, one region contains:
- the CHST10 gene encoding carbohydrate sulfotransferase 10 isoform X3: MHHQWLLLATCFWVIFMFMVASKFITLTFKDPDAYSAKQEFLFLTAAPDAGRSLRETHFPEELKLTGNMLAGGRLVQPLVYMQRLELVRNVCREDTLRNLSHTAVSKFVLDRIFVCDKHEILFCQTPKVGNTQWKKVLIVLNGAFPSIEDIPESVVHDHEKNGLPRLSSFSEAEIQKRLKTYFKFFIVRDPFERLISAFKDKFVHNPRFEPWYRHEIAPGIIRKYRRNRTETRGIQFEDFVRYLGDPNHRWLDLQFGDHIIHWVTYVELCAPCEIKYSVIGHHETLEDDAPYILKEAGIDHLVSYPTIPPGITAYNRTKVEHYFLGISKRDIRRLYARFEGDFKLFGYQKPDFLLN, translated from the exons ATGCACCACCAGTGGCTTCTGTTGGCCACATGCTTTTGGGTGATTTTCATGTTCATGGTGGCCAGCAAGTTCATCACACTGACCTTTAAGGACCCTGATG CCTACAGCGCCAAGCAGGAGTTTCTGTTCCTGACCGCCGCGCCCGACGCGGGGAGGTCGCTGAGAGAGACGCACTTCCCTGAGGAGCTGAAG CTGACCGGGAATATGCTGGCGGGAGGGCGGCTCGTTCAACCCTTGGTCTATATGCAACGCCTGGAGCTCGTCAGAAACGTGTGCAGGGAGGACACCTTGAGGAACCTCTCACACACCGCCGTCTCCAAGTTTGTCCTCGACCGGATATTCGTCTGTGACAAGCACGAGATTCTCTTCTGCCAGACGCCCAAAGTGGGCAACACCCAGTGGAAGAAAGTGCTGATCGTGCTGAACG GAGCCTTTCCTTCCATTGAAGATATCCCTGAAAGCGTGGTGCACGACCACGAGAAGAACGGCCTCCCGCGTCTCTCTTCCTTCAGCGAGGCAGAAATTCAGAAGCG cttGAAGACATACTTCAAGTTTTTTATCGTAAGAGATCCCTTCGAGAGACTGATTTCTGCGTTTAAGGATAAGTTTGTTCACAATCCCCGCTTTGAGCCTTGGTACAGGCACGAGATTGCCCCTGGCATCATCAGGAAGTACAGGAGGAACCGAACGGAGACCAGGGGCATCCAGTTTGAGGACTTTGTGCGCTACCTGGGTGATCCGAACCATAGGTGGCTGGACCTTCAGTTTGGGGACCACATCATCCACTGGGTGACATACGTGGAACTGTGCGCACCCTGCGAGATCAAGTACAGCGTCATCGGTCACCACGAGACCCTGGAGGACGACGCCCCATACATCTTGAAAGAGGCTGGCATAGACCACCTAGTGTCTTACCCCACCATCCCCCCGGGCATCACCGCGTATAACAGAACCAAAGTCGAGCACTACTTTCTGGGTATCAGCAAACGAGACATCCGGCGCCTCTATGCACGTTTTGAAGGGGACTTTAAACTCTTTGGGTATCAGAAGCCAGATTTTTTGCTAAACTAG
- the CHST10 gene encoding carbohydrate sulfotransferase 10 isoform X2 encodes MEGSGCPRAGRNELTGNMLAGGRLVQPLVYMQRLELVRNVCREDTLRNLSHTAVSKFVLDRIFVCDKHEILFCQTPKVGNTQWKKVLIVLNDGLWITRSFSSLSSCPQKQLKFKDLNVDTGMAHGERGPGLRDGHLSLKAASPTRPLPVCLPGAFPSIEDIPESVVHDHEKNGLPRLSSFSEAEIQKRLKTYFKFFIVRDPFERLISAFKDKFVHNPRFEPWYRHEIAPGIIRKYRRNRTETRGIQFEDFVRYLGDPNHRWLDLQFGDHIIHWVTYVELCAPCEIKYSVIGHHETLEDDAPYILKEAGIDHLVSYPTIPPGITAYNRTKVEHYFLGISKRDIRRLYARFEGDFKLFGYQKPDFLLN; translated from the exons ATGGAAGGTTCAGGTTGCCCTCGTGCAGGAAGAAATGAG CTGACCGGGAATATGCTGGCGGGAGGGCGGCTCGTTCAACCCTTGGTCTATATGCAACGCCTGGAGCTCGTCAGAAACGTGTGCAGGGAGGACACCTTGAGGAACCTCTCACACACCGCCGTCTCCAAGTTTGTCCTCGACCGGATATTCGTCTGTGACAAGCACGAGATTCTCTTCTGCCAGACGCCCAAAGTGGGCAACACCCAGTGGAAGAAAGTGCTGATCGTGCTGAACG ATGGCCTGTGGATCACCAGAAGCTTTTCTTCACTCTCATCCTGCCCGCAGAAGCAGTTGAAATTCAAAGACCTAAACGTGGATACTGGGATGGCCCATGGGGAACGCGGGCCCGGGCTTCGAGATGGGCATCTGTCTTTAAAGGCAGCATCCCCAACACGCCCTCTCCCTGTTTGCCTCCCAGGAGCCTTTCCTTCCATTGAAGATATCCCTGAAAGCGTGGTGCACGACCACGAGAAGAACGGCCTCCCGCGTCTCTCTTCCTTCAGCGAGGCAGAAATTCAGAAGCG cttGAAGACATACTTCAAGTTTTTTATCGTAAGAGATCCCTTCGAGAGACTGATTTCTGCGTTTAAGGATAAGTTTGTTCACAATCCCCGCTTTGAGCCTTGGTACAGGCACGAGATTGCCCCTGGCATCATCAGGAAGTACAGGAGGAACCGAACGGAGACCAGGGGCATCCAGTTTGAGGACTTTGTGCGCTACCTGGGTGATCCGAACCATAGGTGGCTGGACCTTCAGTTTGGGGACCACATCATCCACTGGGTGACATACGTGGAACTGTGCGCACCCTGCGAGATCAAGTACAGCGTCATCGGTCACCACGAGACCCTGGAGGACGACGCCCCATACATCTTGAAAGAGGCTGGCATAGACCACCTAGTGTCTTACCCCACCATCCCCCCGGGCATCACCGCGTATAACAGAACCAAAGTCGAGCACTACTTTCTGGGTATCAGCAAACGAGACATCCGGCGCCTCTATGCACGTTTTGAAGGGGACTTTAAACTCTTTGGGTATCAGAAGCCAGATTTTTTGCTAAACTAG
- the CHST10 gene encoding carbohydrate sulfotransferase 10 isoform X1, producing MHHQWLLLATCFWVIFMFMVASKFITLTFKDPDAYSAKQEFLFLTAAPDAGRSLRETHFPEELKLTGNMLAGGRLVQPLVYMQRLELVRNVCREDTLRNLSHTAVSKFVLDRIFVCDKHEILFCQTPKVGNTQWKKVLIVLNDGLWITRSFSSLSSCPQKQLKFKDLNVDTGMAHGERGPGLRDGHLSLKAASPTRPLPVCLPGAFPSIEDIPESVVHDHEKNGLPRLSSFSEAEIQKRLKTYFKFFIVRDPFERLISAFKDKFVHNPRFEPWYRHEIAPGIIRKYRRNRTETRGIQFEDFVRYLGDPNHRWLDLQFGDHIIHWVTYVELCAPCEIKYSVIGHHETLEDDAPYILKEAGIDHLVSYPTIPPGITAYNRTKVEHYFLGISKRDIRRLYARFEGDFKLFGYQKPDFLLN from the exons ATGCACCACCAGTGGCTTCTGTTGGCCACATGCTTTTGGGTGATTTTCATGTTCATGGTGGCCAGCAAGTTCATCACACTGACCTTTAAGGACCCTGATG CCTACAGCGCCAAGCAGGAGTTTCTGTTCCTGACCGCCGCGCCCGACGCGGGGAGGTCGCTGAGAGAGACGCACTTCCCTGAGGAGCTGAAG CTGACCGGGAATATGCTGGCGGGAGGGCGGCTCGTTCAACCCTTGGTCTATATGCAACGCCTGGAGCTCGTCAGAAACGTGTGCAGGGAGGACACCTTGAGGAACCTCTCACACACCGCCGTCTCCAAGTTTGTCCTCGACCGGATATTCGTCTGTGACAAGCACGAGATTCTCTTCTGCCAGACGCCCAAAGTGGGCAACACCCAGTGGAAGAAAGTGCTGATCGTGCTGAACG ATGGCCTGTGGATCACCAGAAGCTTTTCTTCACTCTCATCCTGCCCGCAGAAGCAGTTGAAATTCAAAGACCTAAACGTGGATACTGGGATGGCCCATGGGGAACGCGGGCCCGGGCTTCGAGATGGGCATCTGTCTTTAAAGGCAGCATCCCCAACACGCCCTCTCCCTGTTTGCCTCCCAGGAGCCTTTCCTTCCATTGAAGATATCCCTGAAAGCGTGGTGCACGACCACGAGAAGAACGGCCTCCCGCGTCTCTCTTCCTTCAGCGAGGCAGAAATTCAGAAGCG cttGAAGACATACTTCAAGTTTTTTATCGTAAGAGATCCCTTCGAGAGACTGATTTCTGCGTTTAAGGATAAGTTTGTTCACAATCCCCGCTTTGAGCCTTGGTACAGGCACGAGATTGCCCCTGGCATCATCAGGAAGTACAGGAGGAACCGAACGGAGACCAGGGGCATCCAGTTTGAGGACTTTGTGCGCTACCTGGGTGATCCGAACCATAGGTGGCTGGACCTTCAGTTTGGGGACCACATCATCCACTGGGTGACATACGTGGAACTGTGCGCACCCTGCGAGATCAAGTACAGCGTCATCGGTCACCACGAGACCCTGGAGGACGACGCCCCATACATCTTGAAAGAGGCTGGCATAGACCACCTAGTGTCTTACCCCACCATCCCCCCGGGCATCACCGCGTATAACAGAACCAAAGTCGAGCACTACTTTCTGGGTATCAGCAAACGAGACATCCGGCGCCTCTATGCACGTTTTGAAGGGGACTTTAAACTCTTTGGGTATCAGAAGCCAGATTTTTTGCTAAACTAG